From Candidatus Latescibacter sp., the proteins below share one genomic window:
- the tig gene encoding trigger factor: protein MKIELKETIGCKKKLYVEVDQERFDAEIKNSVNKLRREVQIPGFRKGKAPDSLLLRRFGPSIQEEAVKGLIPKVLKEMYESEGLKPAGEPEISNLKIGEDSTVSFMVGVEELPAIDIEVFKGLAVTKEALEVTDDDVENTLERYRRMKAVQNEVDREVREGDIVVINLQKLDSSGLPIIGDKLTDQVVALDGQSSPSPDFDRQIAGMKKGDHRVVRFTYDESIDNPNLVGVTEVFDVEIVHIHENIVPELDDDFARSFGNYADLADLREKTRKYLAGQYEYNSERKLRESLMDEFIRQNPFEVPGSMVEKIIHSELKKLRESRPDEQIDEASYRAQVRPDAVRGVQSYLVLEVVKEKQQIEVTKEELAERLELIARLEGVNERELRRRYIKNGRIDEVRDEIALNKAYKWMESVADIRVETAQRTPQPSRIIKPR from the coding sequence ATGAAGATTGAGTTGAAGGAAACTATCGGCTGCAAGAAAAAATTGTATGTGGAAGTGGATCAGGAAAGGTTCGATGCGGAAATTAAAAACTCCGTGAATAAACTGAGACGGGAAGTCCAGATCCCCGGATTCCGTAAAGGAAAAGCTCCCGATTCCCTGCTCTTGAGGCGCTTCGGCCCATCGATCCAGGAAGAGGCTGTCAAGGGTTTGATCCCCAAGGTGCTGAAAGAAATGTATGAATCTGAGGGGTTGAAACCCGCCGGCGAGCCTGAAATTTCGAATCTGAAAATCGGGGAGGACAGCACAGTTTCCTTCATGGTTGGGGTTGAGGAGCTTCCCGCCATCGACATTGAGGTTTTTAAAGGACTGGCTGTAACGAAAGAAGCTCTGGAAGTCACCGACGATGATGTGGAAAATACCCTCGAGCGGTACCGTCGCATGAAAGCTGTCCAGAATGAGGTCGACCGTGAGGTCCGTGAGGGCGACATTGTAGTGATAAACCTCCAGAAGCTCGATTCTTCAGGTTTGCCCATCATCGGGGATAAGTTGACGGATCAGGTGGTGGCGCTCGACGGTCAGAGTTCGCCTTCTCCGGATTTCGACCGTCAGATCGCGGGTATGAAGAAAGGCGATCACCGGGTGGTGCGGTTTACCTACGATGAATCCATTGACAATCCCAATCTGGTTGGTGTAACGGAAGTGTTTGATGTTGAAATAGTCCATATTCATGAAAATATCGTTCCGGAGCTGGATGACGATTTCGCCAGGAGTTTTGGGAATTATGCCGATCTGGCCGATCTGCGGGAGAAAACACGGAAGTATCTGGCCGGCCAGTACGAGTACAATTCCGAGCGGAAGCTGCGTGAGAGCCTGATGGATGAATTCATCCGCCAGAATCCGTTCGAGGTGCCTGGCAGCATGGTGGAGAAGATCATACATTCCGAGTTAAAAAAACTTCGTGAATCCAGGCCGGATGAGCAGATCGATGAAGCTTCATACCGTGCGCAGGTAAGGCCTGATGCAGTCAGAGGGGTGCAGAGCTACCTTGTCCTGGAAGTAGTGAAGGAAAAACAGCAGATTGAGGTTACCAAGGAAGAACTTGCCGAAAGGCTGGAGCTCATTGCACGGCTGGAAGGCGTTAATGAAAGAGAACTCAGGCGCCGGTATATCAAAAATGGACGTATTGATGAGGTGCGCGATGAAATCGCCCTGAACAAGGCGTACAAATGGATGGAAAGCGTCGCAGACATACGGGTGGAGACAGCTCAGAGGACGCCTCAGCCTTCGAGAATCATTAAACCCCGGTAA
- a CDS encoding ATP-dependent Clp protease proteolytic subunit has protein sequence MNYIPYVIEQTGHIERSYDIFSRLLKDRIIFIGREIDDIMANVVSAELLFLEADDPDKDIFMYINSPGGSIHAGLAIYDTMQYVKPEVNTTCLGLAASMAAVLLASGAEGKRTSLPNSRIMIHQPWGSGKGQAVDIEIIAREILKSRDIIVDILAEKTSQSRENILKDIDRDKYMSPQEAKEYGLIDAIITKRTEFKK, from the coding sequence ATGAATTATATTCCCTATGTTATTGAACAAACCGGTCATATTGAGAGAAGCTACGATATTTTTTCCCGTCTTCTCAAAGACAGGATTATATTTATAGGAAGAGAGATAGACGACATCATGGCCAATGTGGTTTCCGCCGAGCTTCTCTTTCTTGAGGCGGATGATCCGGATAAAGATATTTTCATGTATATTAATTCCCCCGGAGGAAGCATTCATGCAGGTCTTGCCATTTATGACACCATGCAGTATGTCAAACCGGAAGTGAACACCACCTGCCTCGGCCTGGCGGCCAGTATGGCTGCGGTGCTCCTGGCATCGGGCGCCGAAGGGAAGCGTACCAGTCTTCCCAATTCGCGGATCATGATACACCAGCCCTGGGGGAGCGGGAAAGGCCAGGCGGTGGATATTGAGATTATAGCAAGAGAAATTCTTAAGAGCAGAGATATTATTGTTGACATTCTTGCCGAAAAAACCTCGCAGTCCCGTGAGAACATCCTGAAAGACATCGACCGTGACAAGTACATGTCTCCCCAGGAAGCCAAGGAATACGGGCTGATAGACGCAATCATAACCAAAAGGACAGAATTCAAGAAATGA